One Streptomyces dangxiongensis genomic window, GAAGGCCGCCGCGGACCGTGAGGCGGGGCTGGTGGACCAGGTGGTGGCCCCGCTCAAGCGCCACCGCAACCCGCAGACCCGGGCACTCGCCGAAGCCCGTACGAAGGAACTGGCGGCGCAGACGACGAAGCTGCACGCCGCTCTGGTGAGGACCGCACTCGGCGTACGGCTCCCCTGAAACCCGCGTGGGGCTTCGCTGAACCCTGCCGGGACCGCGCTGGAACCAGCCGGGGCCCGGCCGTGGCCGGCTCTGGGACGGGGGAGCGGCGAGGCGTCCGGGCGGCCGGATCGGGCACCTGTTCCCGGCCCGACTACCCAAACGTCCCGGGCACGGCCTAGGGTTGCTGTGTGAACGAGCTCGATGTCGTAGGTGTCCGGGTCGAAATGCCCTCCAACCAACCGATCGTGCTCCTGCGCGAAGTGGGAGGCGATCGTTACCTCCCCATCTGGATCGGGCCGGGGGAGGCGACGGCGATCGCCTTCGCCCAGCAGGGCATGGCCCCCGCGCGACCGCTGACCCACGACCTGTTCAAGGACGTGCTGGAGGCCGTCGGCCAGGAGCTGACCGAAGTCCGCATCACCGATCTGCGGGAAGGGGT contains:
- a CDS encoding bifunctional nuclease family protein — translated: MNELDVVGVRVEMPSNQPIVLLREVGGDRYLPIWIGPGEATAIAFAQQGMAPARPLTHDLFKDVLEAVGQELTEVRITDLREGVFYAELVFASGVEVSARPSDAIALALRTGTPIYGSDTVLDDAGIAIPDEQEDEVEKFREFLDQISPEDFGTSSQ